One genomic segment of Chelonia mydas isolate rCheMyd1 chromosome 1, rCheMyd1.pri.v2, whole genome shotgun sequence includes these proteins:
- the LOC119565185 gene encoding olfactory receptor 51G2-like has translation MSAVNDTNLNSAVFFLTGIPGQEDVYLWISIPFCFMYVISIAGNSVILFIIKTDPSLHEPMYIFLSMLAITDLGLSIVTIPTILGIYLFKSREISFDACFAQLFFIHSLAKFESSILLLMAFDRFIAICNPLRYAAILTPPRIAKMGLAFMLRGVAVIFPLPFLLKRFQYCRDNVLSHSYCVHQEVMKMACSDITVNSIYGLCTTLLTVGLDSLLIFLSYVMILKTVLSIASHTECLRALNTCVSHLCAVLVFYTPDIGLAVTHRFGNSSSHLLQTVLGYVYLLVPPLINPIVYSVKSKHLRERIIRAFVK, from the coding sequence atgtcagctgtcaatgaCACCAATTTGAACTCTGCAGTGTTCTTTCTCAccgggatacctgggcaggaagacGTCTATCTGTggatctctatccccttctgcttCATGTACGTTATTTCCATAGCAGGAAATTCAGTtattctgttcattataaaaacagatccaagcctccatgagcccatgtacattttcctttccatgttggccaTCACAGACCTTGGCTTATCGATAGTCACCATACCGACGATACTGGGCATATATTTGTTCAAATCCAGGGAGATCAGCTTCGATGCCTGCTTTGCCCAGCTCTTCTTCATCCACTCGCTTGCAAAATTTGAATCCTCCATTCTCTTGTTGATGGCCTTTGACCGCTTCATcgcaatctgtaacccactgagaTATGCTGCCATCCTAACTCCACCGAGAATAGCCAAAATGGGACTGGCTTTTATGTTAAGAGGGGTGGCTGTAATATTCCCACTTCCCTTTCTCCTTAAACGGTTCCAATACTGTCGAGACAACgtcctctcccattcctactgTGTGCATCAGGAGGTCATGAAGATGGCTTGTTCGGATATCACAGTCAACAGCATCTATGGCTTGTGTACTACACTCTTAACAGTGGGGTTGGACTCGctgctcatcttcctctcttatgtgatgatcctcAAAACAGTGCTGAGCATCGCATCCCACACGGAGTGCCTCAGGGCCCTGAACACTTGCGTCTCCCACCTCTGCGCCGTCCTGGTCTTCTACACACCAGACATTGGCCTGGCTGTGACACACAGATTCGGGAATAGCTCTTCTCACTTGCTTCAAACAGTCCTGGGCTATGTCTACTTGCTGGTCCCACCTCTGATAAATCCAATTGTGTACAGCGTGAAAAGCAAACATCTTCGTGAGAGGATAATCAGGGCATTTGTCAAGTGA